The Mastacembelus armatus chromosome 13, fMasArm1.2, whole genome shotgun sequence DNA segment CTGTATAGGACAGAAAGTATGACTTAGCATAATTGATACTCCATTAGATTAAAGATTAACTCTagggaaaaatgttttgtttttttttgtttttttggtgaaagtcagtgaaatatatttcttaaatttaaatcagtacaaatatatatatacacacacagagacaaaattAACAGTTAATTTGATATGCTGTATTTTGTCCCGCCCCTGCAGCCTGTGCCCTGTTGGGTGGTGTGAAAGATTAAGCAATGAGAGGACGCAAGCAATGAATGACTTAGATCTGTATATATAATCAAGATATCCGGTATGAAGAACAGAAATGTGTATACAGGGAAGAGGGCAGTTATGGATTGTTTTCATAAGAAATATTTTcccttgtgtgtctgtcttgtaCTGTggtttttctcttcctctttatGCCTAGGATCTTCCTCTCTTCCCCCATCTTGTAAATTTCAGAGACAGTTTCATCTTAATGAAATGCACAAGCCTGGAGATGTAGTTCTAGGTGGGCTGTTTGAGGTCCACTACACCTCTGTTTTCCCTGAGTGGACCTTCACATCAGAGCCACAGCAGCCCAGCTGCAAAGGGTAAGTTTTGTCAGGCATGGAGCCGATTGCGTGATTATGTGCAAGTTATGTTGACTGCTCAGAATATTTATGTAAGGAAGAAAATGCACTATGTTGAAATGAGAATTTTGTGAAAGATTTATTGatacatttataatattttcACAGTTCTCACAGCAACACATAACTTTTTAGTGGTTAACGGTGATATTCTGTGTGTTAGCTTTGATACTCTAGGTTTCAGGCAAGCCATTACCATGGCTTTTGCTGTTGACGAGATCAACAAAAACTCTAATCTGCTACCTAACATTACCCTGGGATACAGTCTTTATGACAACTGTGGTGCACTTATTATTGGATTCAGTGCAGCACTGTCACTGGCCACTGGTCGAGAGGAGCACTTTCTGCTTCAGGAGAACTGCTCAGGGACCCCTCCAATTGTGGGGATTGTTGGTGATCACTATTCAACATTTTCTATCGCTATGTCCAATGTGTTAGGTTTATACAGAATGCCAATTGTAAGTTATCTATATTTACcttttgtattattgtatttttaatgttacatatttgaatcaatttcatttttaaaattttacactgtcaaaacaaagacatgttAACTAGGTCTGACTTGTATTattattgggttttttttttgttttttttttaggtgagtCATTTTGCGACATGTTCCTGTCTGTCTGATCGGCAAAGGTTTCCATCGTTCTTTAGAACAATCCCAAATGATGCTTTTCAGGTGAAACACTGTTAGCAAAATTAGCCAGTACAGCAAACTTGTGAAAGTACCCCTAATCAAATAAACCACTGCATAAATGCTAGGATAGGATTCATAAGTCACAGTATCTAATGTTAGTTGGATATTTTATCTTCAAAATATTGATCATATCTGTCCAATAATTTCTCCACTGTGATATATCCACTTAGGTCCGTGCTATGATTCAGATTCTGAAACACTTCAGCTGGACTTGGGTAGGCCTGTTGGTCAGTGATGATGATTATGGACTCCATGTTGCCCAGTCTTTTCAGTCTGGCCTGGCTCAGTCTGGTGGAGGTTGTCTGGCCTACCTTGAGGTGTTGCCCTGGGACAGTGATCCAAATGAACTTAGGAGGATTGTGCATCTGATAAAGAAATCAACAGCGTGTGTAGTCATAGTGTTTGCACATGAGATTCACATGATTCAACTAATGGAAGAGGTAAGAAGTAAGATAATGACCTTGAATTTCATAATTTTAAGAAGACAAAGtatttaatttatgtttatttgactacagaaaaatattttaagcaaaagcctgttttaattaaactgaaatatctcatgGTCAAAATGTTTGATAATTTTACCTGTACATTTTATACACTtatatgcaaacacatacagtgaTATTTGAAGTAAAAAAGAAGACAGCATAACCTCtgctggaaagaggaaagagacaTACATTATCAAATGAGAATATCTGGGGAGTTGTGTGGCAGCCAGTGGCACAGAAGgcaatgaatgaaaagaaaggaaTGGTTTCCAGTATATATCAGCTAATTGTGGATGCAACTGTAATTCAGTCTAGGAAACTAAAACTTAAGTGATCTACTTGAAAAGTAACTGTAAATTCAACAACAGACCCTCCAGAGGCTCCAAAGACAGCTGTGCTTTCACAGATATCTGTTCATAAACTCATTACTAAGTACTGACACTATAGGGTGACCAAAGTTTTGCATATCATATGCATTCCAATGACTTATTCTATTTTTTAATATGGTAAAAGACTGAATtaatatttgaagaaaaaacCCTTGctttttaatgtctgtgtgctGCAAGAATTGCAGTGTTTGCTAGAAATAACACTACAGTCTTAAACAGAAGAGTTCAGATATATTTTACATGATGCAAAACAGGTGGTGCAGCAGAATGTAACAGGCTTGCAGTGGATTGCAAGTGAAACTTGGTCAGCAACTCCTGTGCTGCAGACCCCACGCCTCATGCCGTACCTGGGTGGCACACTGGGCATTGCTATCCATCGAGGAGAACTGCCAGGGCTCAGGGACTTCCTGTTACAAATACGCCCTGATCAAAATAATAATGGCAGCTATGGAAATAGTATGGTGAGAATTTAATCTTACAATTTACCTGTTCTATTTCATTTTGCAAGAACAATATGTTGTCTTTTCTGttacaaatttattttaaatacattaaaggTGAGGCAGTTTTGGgaataatgtataatatattattataacaatATGTTATATGAGAATAACATATTATTTCTGTTAATATGCATTTTCTTAATTCATTTTAGGTAAAGCAGTTTTGGGAACACACATTTGAGTGTAGATTTGCACCACCTCCAGCAGACTGGGTGGAGGCTGGGGGAGCACTATGCACTGGACAGGAGGATTTAGAGAATGTGGAGACTGAGTTCATGGACATTTCAAACCTCAGGCCTGAGTATAATGTTTACAAGGCTGTGTATGCTCTGGCTTATGCCCTTCATGACATGCTGCAGTGTGAACCAGGGAGAGGGCCTTTCAGTGGGCACAGCTGTGGGAGTTTGCAAAGACTGGAGCCATGGCAGGTGGGATATCAATTTATATGCCATCagtttatattttgaaaactgCTACTATACGATTAGGTACTTACTGAATGTAGTGTTGTGAGTATAAAATAGATGTAagggtgttgttttttttttaattttctttcaaaagcTGAATATTAAGTAATGGGATAATACACATTTGGTTTTGTTACCTTTATTATCAGTggtattaaaacattttgacaaaacaacagcatgaaTTTTAGAATGTCTCAGTACTTAAATGGATATAGAGAAAACCTAAAATGAATTGTTACATTTTTGTTGCAATAATTTGAgaagtcttgtttttgttttatcaatTTGTAGCTTCTACATTACTTGGAAAAAGTCAACTTCACCACATCATTTGGTGAGCAAGTCTCATTTGATGAGAACGGTGATGTATTACCAATATATGACATTATGAACTGGCTGTGGCTTCCTGATGGAAAAACTAAAGTTCAGAGTGTGGGCGTTGTTAAGAGGTCAGCCTCCAAAGGAGAAGAACTCACACTTGATGAAGACAAAATCTACTGGAATTTTGATGCAAAAGaggttgtttgttgtttgtcagGTACCTACTCATTTTTATGTGAATACAGAGGTTAGCACTGCACAATAATATACAATGACCTTATTTTTCTCCTTATAGCCACCCAGATCAGTCTGTAGTGAGAGTTGTCCTCCAGGTACCCGCATggccagaaaaaagggggaacctgtctgctgctttgactGCATCCCTTGTTCTGAGGGAAAGATCAGCAATGAGACTGGTTGGTGTtcactttttaaacacagtaTTTTGGAGATGTACATTGAATAATCATTTTCCTATTTTTACAGACTCCATGGAGTGCACCAGCTGTCCAGATGACTTCTGGTCCAGTCCCCAGCGTGACCACTGTGTTCCTAAGAAAACAGAGTTCCTCTCCTACCAAGAACCTCTGGGTATTTGTTTGACAGCCACATCACTGCTGGGCACATTTATCTGTGCTGTTGTCCTGGGGATTTTTATCTATCATCGCAGCACACCTATAGTACGTGCCAACAATTCTGAACTCAGTTTCCTGATCTTGCTTTCACTTAAGCTATGTTTCCTCTGCTCACTGCTGTTTATTGGACGACCACAACTGTGGACGTGTCAGCTGAGACATGCAGCATTTGGGATAagctttgtgctttgtgtctcATGTATCCTGGTTAAGACCATGGTGGTTCTGGCTGTGTTCCAGGCCTCGAAGCCTGGAGGTGGAGCCAAACTCAAGTGGTTTGGTGCTGTGCAGCAGAGAGGGACGGTTATGGCTCTTACATTAATTCAAGCAGCAATCTGCACCGTCTGGCTTGTCTCTTCTTCACCAGCTCCTCATAGAAACACTCAATACCACAATGACAAGATAGTTTATGAGTGTGTAGTTGGGTCCACAGTAGGTTTTGCAGTGTTACTTGGCTACATTGGCTTACTGGCTATCCTCAGTTTCCTGTTAGCATTTCTGGCAAGGAATCTTCCAGACAACTTCAATGAGGCCAAACTCATCACTTTCAGCATGTTGATCTTCTCTGCTGTGTGGGTGGCATTTGTCCCTGCTTATGTCAACTCTCCAGGCAAATATGCAGATGCAGTGCAGGTATTTGCCATTCTGGCCTCAAGTTTTGGCCTCTTGGTGGCACTGTTTGGCCCCAAATGTTACATAATCCTGCTGAGaccagagagaaacacaaagaaagcaaTCATGGGTCGAGGGAACGCCAAAACATGACAGCACCAATAACACCAAAGTGATCACCTTGTTTGAATCAGTATGTAATTTGTACTCATTTGGCAGTGATATCTGCTTCAACTGGCAAATGTATAGGCCTAATGGGAGGCACTAATGTTATGTTGcatgaaatattttgtcatCCTGCTGAGaccagagagaaacacaaagaaagcaaTCATGGGCCGAGGAAACACCAACACATAAAATTTACACACATCAAACGTAACCATAAATTTGATACAATCCATTCTGCATTCAGCTGTGATGATCACCATTTGGACCTAGATGAAAAAGATGTTAATACAGAATATCAtacactttttattattattacttctgtttttgtctgatcttttttttttttaccttgacaaaaaaaagaaagatatgCATGAACAATTTCCTGTGAATGACTTAATAGTGACTCACCAACAGTGCTGTATGTAAAACCTGTATTTGGTTTGGCTTGTACTGTTCATGTAACGTTCCACTGCATCATGTATATTCTAATATACCACATCTAACTTGAGcgaaagaataaaaagaatcTGCTGTTGGTAATTCCAGTGGTCGGTAGAATTCACATTGGATCTTTTGGATATGGAGCTTTAAAACGAACATCACTGAAAATCTTTACCAAGATACTTTTATTTGTTCAGATCTACAGATAAAACCCAACCCCCCTATGTCTAATGAATggtggaaatgttttctttctgtaaaatgaatgaaaaccaaataacaaaataccttacattcctcacactTAATAGTTTAACCaaaacatcatcattattttttaCATGGTGCCCTgccaatgtggaaaaaaatgcaaaagtcttaTAAACACAAATCTACTTTCAGTTCTGGAAACCAcaatcatgtttgttttgtatttttgtatctATAATTATTTTCTAACGCCTACATTAACTAATTACTTAAAGATTAAGTTCAACATTTAGATAAGTGATTGTAATTATCTGTCTTCATGGTGATCATACCATGTGTATAATTTTCAACAGTATTTTAATACAAAAACCTAACAAATTATTATCCTTTTTACAAAACCAGTGGttacttttagttttgttttttgtattcaCCAAGGTTTAATTGAGTAATTTATTGAATGACAATTTGTCTAAGGTcatcttgtttttcttaaatgtcTTCTTAAAAAAGGTTGTTTTGATGGGTGTTATAGTCTGCTACATTTCTGATAAAGGGGAGTATAGCTGCCTAAGCACATCCTATCTAGGAGACAAATAAGCTTCGTTATAGGTTTCTGCCTGTAATCACAGATGAGCAGTTACAATGTTGTTCTTcattgtttatgtgtgtgtgtatgtgttcaatTCCATATGCATATCTGAcagttaaaaaatacatatcacTGAAAATGACATACTTAGTTTTAAAATAGTAATGTATTTTGTGcacatttatacagtatattatctTCCATATAAGCATGGTTGCCAGCCATGTACTAGGTCATACAGCCAGTGCAAATAAAACTAGATCAGAAGAGGAATTTCTTCACCAAATATATTCTATACTGTAACACTTGAGGCTAAAATTTGAGATGTTAATTCTGCACCAATACAAAATCACTCTCCAATGAAATGAATTTTAGACCCTGCCCATATGACTTCTTCTGATGGGAGGTGTGCAAgattgaaaaacactgaaatcaatAAAAGGGAGTGACACAAGCATAAATCTTAACTGGGCTAAGGAAAAGGCAAAACTAAACAAAGGTGATGTGGACACTTTTAGGCACAAACTTGGTCTTATTTGTATGGATGTATTTCTATTCCTCTGCTGCATCCTCTCCTCTTTATTCCTCCTCCTGTCGATTACAGAGACAGTTTCATCTCAATGGGATGCACAAACCTGGAGATGTGATTCTGGGTGGATTGTTTCAAATCcacttcttttctgtgtttcctgATTTGTCTTTTACCTCTGAGCCAGAACAGCCAACCTGCCATGGGTGAGTCTGCcaggaaaacagcaaatataaGATGGTGAAAATTTCTCATTAGTAAACAGCAGCATATTTGACAATTAGATATAACATCAGATGAGCTGATTACATCTTGtatttgtgtaatttaaaacataattttacgCACATCCTCTTTTAGCTTATTTTGACGTTCAAATAATGACTGTTGCTTATGAATAGTCTTGTTGTGAAACCTGTATTGTCCaacatttacatgtttacacAATTACTGTAATATATTGTAtagttcaataaaaaaaaaactggtatCTTTGTGTTAGTTTTGATATTATAGGATTTAGGGCAGCCCAGACCATGGCCTTTACTAttgaagaaataaacagaaatccCAGCCTGCTACCTAATGTGACTCTGGGATACAGTCTGTATGATAACTGCAATGTACTAGGAATTGGATTTCGTGCATCATTGTCATTAGTCAGTGGTAAAGAGGAGCAAATTAAGTTACAAGAAAGCTGCGTAAGAAACCACCCATTACTGGGGATCGTGGGGGAATCTTCTTCTACACCTTCTATTGCTGTGTCCACTGTCTTAGGTTTGTACAGAGTACCTATGGTGAGTTTTTATACCTTatcatttctgatatttttagATCTTTTTgatagtttcatttttaaagacagTTGCAAAAATGGAGAAATTAACTTACTGACATATtcacagtctgtgtttttgaCAGGTGAGTTATTTTGCCACATGTTCCTGCCTGAGTGACCGGAAGAAGTTTCCATCCTTTTTTAGGACGATCCCAAGTGATGCTTTTCAGGTAGAACTCtatcagcaaaatgaaaatgcataaaataaatcattatgcatgtaaaaaaggaagaaaatccctgtaaaatatattaatcTTTTGCTTCACAAATCTCGTTTTATGTGTCACTGATTGTCTCATGGTTGCAGCATTTCAACCTGTGCACTAATAACCATCTACTCTATATTCAAAAAGGTGCGTGCTGTGATTCAGGTTCTAAAACATTTTGGCTGGACCTGGGCAGGTCTGCTGGTCAGTGATGATGACTATGGACTACATGTTGCCCGATCCTTCCAGTCTGACTTGGCTCAGCCTGGGGGAGGTTGTCTGGCCTATTTGGAGGTTTTGCCCTGGAGCGATGACCCAGATGAACTAAGGAGAATTGTGGATGTGATGAGGAAATCCACAGCTCGGGTGGTCATTGTGTTTGCACATGAGGGTCACATGATTGACCTGATGAAAGAGGTTTGGCTTGGAATACAACTTAAATataactttatatatatatattatcattattattattattacatgaATATATTCCTTGTTAGACTGAGagatttcatttcatcacttaCAGCATGATTAATCACATATTTACTGCAGTTGGCCAGCAATATACATTTAGTGCAGTATAATGTATTGTAACACACAGGTGGTGAGACAGAATGTAACAGGCCTACAGTGGATTGCCAGTGAAGGCTGGACATCAGCAACTGTGCTGCAGACCCCACGCCTTATGCTGTACCTGGGTGGCACACTAGGCATCGCCATCCGTCGAGGAGAAATACCAGGGCTCAGGGACTTCCTGTTACAAATTCATCCTGACCTCCACCAAAACAACAGCTATGGAAATAACCTGGTGAGAACCTCAACCAGCCTTGTTATGTGATCTGAAAAGAATAACATATTTGCCAAGGTTTATGacagaatttttaaaatatttttaggtCAATCAGTTTTGGGAACACACGTTTGAGTGTAGATTTGCACCACCTCCAGCAGGCTGGGTGGAGGCTGGGGGAGCACTATGCACTGGACAGGAGGATTTAGAGAATGTGGAGACTGAGTTCATGGACATTTCAAACCTCAGGCCTGAGTATAATGTTTACAAGGCTGTGTATGCTCTGGCTTACGCCCTTCATGACATGCTGCAGTGTGAGCCAGGGAGAGGGCCTTTCAGTGGGCACAGCTGTGGGAGTTTGCAAAGACTGGAGCCATGGCAGGTGGGATATCAATTTACACTGCACCTGGTGACTGAAACTGGTGTTTGAGTTTTTCTTGCTGAGAAGAATTTAGAGTAGAGGATTATTtatcctctttgtttttttctttatccctCATTCAGATTTTCTAATAAGGCCTGTGATATGAATGCAGACTGTTGTTCAATAACCCAATCAAATGACTTCCTCCTGATTGTGTCATTATTACCATACTCGCTAGAGGCTATTTTAAAATATCCATTCATACACATATGTTTTGAGGCATTTGCTACTGTTGTCTCACACACCATGATGTGCCACTTATCTATAAAATGTAATTGTCATTTGTAATAAGTTGTTTGTATAAATTTCCCATGAggttgttaaatgttaaatgtgtctCTCCCATTTGTAGCTTGTGTATTACTTGGAAAAAGTCAACTTCACCACATCATTTGGTGACCAAGTGTCATTTGATGAGAACGGTGATATATTACCAATATATGACATCATGAACTGGCTGTGGCTTCCTGATGGAAGAGTTGAAGTTCAGAGTGTAGGTGAGGTTAAGAGGTCGCCCTTCAAAGGTGAAGAACTCACACTTGATGAAGACAAAATCTACTGGAACTTTGAATCTAAAAAGgttatttctgatttttcagACCCCATTCTTTTGGCCAATGGATAAGTCATTACAGCAGTGTAAAATATTGTAgaataatatttttacttttcctcCCTTTAGCCACCCAGGTCACTGTGTAGTGAGAGTTGTCCTCCAGGTACCCGCATggccagaaaaaagggggaacctgtctgctgctttgactGCATCCCTTGTTCTGAGGGAAAGATCAGCAATGAGACTGGTTGGTGTTCACGTTTTAAACACAGTATTTTGGAGATGTACACTGAGTAATCATTTTCCTATTTTTACAGACTCCATGGAGTGCACCAGCTGTCCAGATGACTTCTGGTCCAGTCCCCAGCGTGACCACTGTGTTCCTAAGAAAACAGAGTTCCTCTCCTACCAAGAACCTCTGGGTATCTTCTTGACAGCTATGTCACTGCTGGGCACATTTATCTCTGCTGTTGTCCTGGGGATTTTTATCTATCATCACAAAACCCCAATAGTACGCGCCAACAATTCTGAACTCAGTTTCCAGTTATTGGTGTCACTTAAGCTATGTTTCCTCTGCTCATTGCTGTTTATTGGACGACCCACACCGTGGACATGCAAACTAAGACATGCAGCATTTGGGATcagctttgtgctttgtgtctcATGTATCCTGGTTAAGACCATGGTGGTTCTGGCTGTGTTCCAGGCCTCCAAGCCTGGAGGTGGAGCCAAACTCAAGTGGTTTGGTGCTGTGCAGCAGAGAGGGACAGTTCTGGTACTTACTTCTGTCCAAGCAGCAATCTGC contains these protein-coding regions:
- the LOC113124204 gene encoding extracellular calcium-sensing receptor-like, producing MHKPGDVVLGGLFEVHYTSVFPEWTFTSEPQQPSCKGFDTLGFRQAITMAFAVDEINKNSNLLPNITLGYSLYDNCGALIIGFSAALSLATGREEHFLLQENCSGTPPIVGIVGDHYSTFSIAMSNVLGLYRMPIVSHFATCSCLSDRQRFPSFFRTIPNDAFQVRAMIQILKHFSWTWVGLLVSDDDYGLHVAQSFQSGLAQSGGGCLAYLEVLPWDSDPNELRRIVHLIKKSTACVVIVFAHEIHMIQLMEEVVQQNVTGLQWIASETWSATPVLQTPRLMPYLGGTLGIAIHRGELPGLRDFLLQIRPDQNNNGSYGNSMVKQFWEHTFECRFAPPPADWVEAGGALCTGQEDLENVETEFMDISNLRPEYNVYKAVYALAYALHDMLQCEPGRGPFSGHSCGSLQRLEPWQLLHYLEKVNFTTSFGEQVSFDENGDVLPIYDIMNWLWLPDGKTKVQSVGVVKRSASKGEELTLDEDKIYWNFDAKEPPRSVCSESCPPGTRMARKKGEPVCCFDCIPCSEGKISNETDSMECTSCPDDFWSSPQRDHCVPKKTEFLSYQEPLGICLTATSLLGTFICAVVLGIFIYHRSTPIVRANNSELSFLILLSLKLCFLCSLLFIGRPQLWTCQLRHAAFGISFVLCVSCILVKTMVVLAVFQASKPGGGAKLKWFGAVQQRGTVMALTLIQAAICTVWLVSSSPAPHRNTQYHNDKIVYECVVGSTVGFAVLLGYIGLLAILSFLLAFLARNLPDNFNEAKLITFSMLIFSAVWVAFVPAYVNSPGKYADAVQVFAILASSFGLLVALFGPKCYIILLRPERNTKKAIMGRGNAKT
- the LOC113134431 gene encoding extracellular calcium-sensing receptor-like codes for the protein MWTLLGTNLVLFVWMYFYSSAASSPLYSSSCRLQRQFHLNGMHKPGDVILGGLFQIHFFSVFPDLSFTSEPEQPTCHGFDIIGFRAAQTMAFTIEEINRNPSLLPNVTLGYSLYDNCNVLGIGFRASLSLVSGKEEQIKLQESCVRNHPLLGIVGESSSTPSIAVSTVLGLYRVPMVSYFATCSCLSDRKKFPSFFRTIPSDAFQVRAVIQVLKHFGWTWAGLLVSDDDYGLHVARSFQSDLAQPGGGCLAYLEVLPWSDDPDELRRIVDVMRKSTARVVIVFAHEGHMIDLMKEVVRQNVTGLQWIASEGWTSATVLQTPRLMLYLGGTLGIAIRRGEIPGLRDFLLQIHPDLHQNNSYGNNLVNQFWEHTFECRFAPPPAGWVEAGGALCTGQEDLENVETEFMDISNLRPEYNVYKAVYALAYALHDMLQCEPGRGPFSGHSCGSLQRLEPWQLVYYLEKVNFTTSFGDQVSFDENGDILPIYDIMNWLWLPDGRVEVQSVGEVKRSPFKGEELTLDEDKIYWNFESKKPPRSLCSESCPPGTRMARKKGEPVCCFDCIPCSEGKISNETDSMECTSCPDDFWSSPQRDHCVPKKTEFLSYQEPLGIFLTAMSLLGTFISAVVLGIFIYHHKTPIVRANNSELSFQLLVSLKLCFLCSLLFIGRPTPWTCKLRHAAFGISFVLCVSCILVKTMVVLAVFQASKPGGGAKLKWFGAVQQRGTVLVLTSVQAAICTVWLVSSSPAPHRNTQYHNDKIVYECVVGSTVGFAVLLGYIGLLAILSFLLAFLVRNLPDNFNEAKLITFSMLIFCAVWVAFVPAYISSPGKYADAVEVFAILASSFGLLVSLFGPKCYIILLRPERNTKKAIMGRETMKSLN